The following nucleotide sequence is from Mucilaginibacter sp. cycad4.
ATACCGGCAAAGGCATCCCCCGTTCAAAGTTTGATACTGTTTTTCAGCCTGGCTATACTACCCGTAAACGAGGCTGGGGGCTGGGTTTATCGCTCACCAAACGGATCATGGAGAACTACCATAACGGGCAGGTTTTTGTAAAAGATTCGGAAGTAGGTAAAGGAACAACTTTTAGGATTGTACTAAAAAATACGCGAAATGATAACAAAACCAAAACCAGGTGATTATTCGCCATTTGCAGCGGGATATGTGGGGCTTGTTGGCGACAATGATGTAATTAACATGCTTGAGCAGCAAATGGAGAGCAGCTACCAGCTATTCAACAGCCTAACCGACGAACAGGGACTGTATACTTATGCCCCTGGGAAATGGACAGTTAAGCAGGCACTGGGCCATATGATTGATACCGAACGCACCTTTGCCTATCGTGCCCTGGTGTTTTCGCGCAATCATATCGAACTGCCGGGTTTTGACCAGGATATTTATGTTAATAATACCGATTTTAACAGTCAAAATATAAAAGACCTTGCCGAAGAGTTCCGTGCATTGCGCCAGGCTAACCTTTATATGATTAAAGCATTCAGCGATGAGCAGCTAAATCGTAACGGTATTGCCAGCAACCATTTGTTTACTGTTGCGGCATTTGTATTTATGCTGGCCGGGCATGAGCGCCATCACCTAAATTTATTTAAAGAGCGGTACGGGATAGGGTAAGGTATTTATATTACGCATCGTAACAAATCGGGAAGTTCTCCCTTTTAGTGAGGAGAAGACAAGGCGTTTAAAAATAAAGACTTACGAAGTTTTTACTTCGTAAGTCTAAGCTCTGTGGTTTGCCCAGGGGCGGAAGGGGGACGTAATGAATGTCCTATTTCTCTTTGTACAATTCTTCTTTATCCAGCACTTCCTTTTTTTCGATGCGGTATGATAAAAACAAGCCCGCCCCTCCGAATATAGCTATCAGCGCTACATATAAAAAGAAAACATCATCGTCAAAGCTATTGAATACGCTGCGGTTTAAAACATATGCTAAAAATAAACCGATACCTGAGCCGATGAGCAATAAGCCCCATTTTAAATTTTGATACGGAGCCGATTGTGGTTTATAACTCCTTGGATCCATGTTTCGTTCTATCATTGCTAATTTCTCCCGTTTGTTTAAGTAAACGATGCCGAAGATCATCGCGAATAAGCTGAGGGGTATTATTATTCCGGCTAATACGCCCAATTGTCCAGGTCCCATAATATTTGTTTTTTTAATTAAGTAATATTGTTTTTTTTCTCTGTAAATACTCCATTGCGGTGTATTTGTAAGCTATGACCACACGTTTTTTAAACAGGTTACACCCTGATAAAAAAATATTTTCGCTCCCCCTTCAGGGGGCAGGGGGGCATTTATTAACTTTGCCTCAATGATAAGTGCGGCTACTCCTTTTAACCTGCTGGGGCAGGACCTTTTATTGCTTCCGCAAAAAGCAATTTACTGGCAACAGCAAAACGCCCTGATAATTGCCGATGTACATTTGGGGAAGGTTGGGCATTTTCGTAAGGCCGGGATAGCAGTACCGCGGGATATGGAACAAAGCGACCTGGCCGTACTTTCCGATCTGATTTACGAACACAAACCGGAGAAACTGATTTTCCTGGGCGATCTGTTCCACAGCGACTTGAACAACGACTGGGATTGGTTCATTCTCTGGCGAAGTCAGTTCCCGGCGTTACAGATCATCCTGATCCGCGGCAATCACGATATCATTGCAGATAAGCATTACCATAACCTGAATATCGAACTGC
It contains:
- a CDS encoding DinB family protein; this encodes MITKPKPGDYSPFAAGYVGLVGDNDVINMLEQQMESSYQLFNSLTDEQGLYTYAPGKWTVKQALGHMIDTERTFAYRALVFSRNHIELPGFDQDIYVNNTDFNSQNIKDLAEEFRALRQANLYMIKAFSDEQLNRNGIASNHLFTVAAFVFMLAGHERHHLNLFKERYGIG
- the pdeM gene encoding ligase-associated DNA damage response endonuclease PdeM, which codes for MISAATPFNLLGQDLLLLPQKAIYWQQQNALIIADVHLGKVGHFRKAGIAVPRDMEQSDLAVLSDLIYEHKPEKLIFLGDLFHSDLNNDWDWFILWRSQFPALQIILIRGNHDIIADKHYHNLNIELHDELLIGPFLMMHHPLANDKEEKAGYVFCGHIHPGVNLSGRARQSITLPCFAFGSRQGILPSFGKFTGRVAIRSLQNDRIFAVLKDKVVAIA
- a CDS encoding DUF6249 domain-containing protein, with the protein product MGPGQLGVLAGIIIPLSLFAMIFGIVYLNKREKLAMIERNMDPRSYKPQSAPYQNLKWGLLLIGSGIGLFLAYVLNRSVFNSFDDDVFFLYVALIAIFGGAGLFLSYRIEKKEVLDKEELYKEK